From the genome of Solanum dulcamara chromosome 12, daSolDulc1.2, whole genome shotgun sequence:
TTTTTGGggaattttgaatttgtagggAGTTGAGAAGCTGATTGCGTCGAAAATGATGTTGCCGGGATCTAATCGTCGGATTCACTCCGTTCATCGCCATTCCGGCATGGTAATCGTTTATGCTCAAACTACTGAATACTGATGCTTGTGTTACTGATTTATTACCTAATCTTCCATGTGATATTTGCGTTAATTGATTGAaaacattatttaaaattttgacaTTGGAGGAGGTGATGAGCACCTTTTTTGGTTGACAATGCAACTTCTAGCACAACAGCTACTATACTATGTGTGAGCTCCTTACAGTAGGTTTGGATGGTGGTTTTCCGTTATATGGTATGGCATGGTTAGTAAGAGAAACacgtttgttttgattgtttctttaaTTACATGGTATGATATGGTTTGGTTTCATGGTTTTGTAATCATGAAAACCCTCACTTTTTGAAAGCACCAATTTGGTGGTATCCCAttgtttacttatttttttcccCCAATTATAtccttaattttaaataattctaatttaCCCTTTATACTTTATTAAATGTTACCCTTATATATTTACTACTTTCACCAACGTATTACTCATTCTTCTCTGCAACAATTTTTGAAGCTTCTAGGGATTTTCGTATAATGATTAAGGGCATTTTCGTAAATTTACCAGTTACGATACAGTACCGTACAGTCAAATCAAACgacaaaattatcattaaacAATAGAAAACCATACAATGTATCCAAACATGGTATTGTAGGATACTGTACAGTAACATACCGTACCGTACAGTACCGTACATTATGAAACCACGAGAAACCACCATCCAAACAGAGTGTAAGGGTGACATTAGATCAATTCTTCCCATATGTATAAGCCTTGGTGGATATAGTTTGATAATAGGTATCTGTGGGTTAGTTGAAGTGTGAGTAGGCTTGCTTGGACACCAccttaatttgaaagaaactaaAGGAATTGAACTGTTAGGCTTTATTACTTTTGGACTAGgtcggctatatgaatcctctaCATCCATTCTGCCAAATTTTTGTCCTTTTCATTccaatacataattatttatcttTGAAGACAAATTGGGGTTCTCTAAAGTTAGAGATTCTTCAACTCTCCTACTATATTTGTTTGATGATGGTTCCAGTTTAATTTTGTCAAATGTTAGGTTAAGAAGATGAAAGGTTTCCGTATCTATGTTCCTTTAGCATCGGACTAATACTGACGGAAGGTGTAGGCCCTTacatttttgtttttgaatGGCGTTTGTTCGTGAAAATTAAGTTAAGATGGTTTGTAGTGATAACTGATAAGAGTTGAGTGATGCTACTGTTTAGTAAGTTGTTAGAGGTATAGACTTACAGAAACATCATCAAATGACCCATTGAAGTTGAAAAGGACCAATGGAGCTGGTAAAATTTTGAACCAATGCTCTGTTGGATGATTCTTTGGCGATGGTTCATTCTATTTTACTGATTTTTCTTTATGTACAGGCTGTTGCAGGGCTGGCTGCTGATGGGAGGCAAATTGTTGCCCGTGCAAAGTCTGAAGCAACCAGCTTTGAAAGGTTTGCTTCTTGCACCTTATCTGAAAACATGTGTATGGGCAACTTACAtcttgatatgtgaatttggtTTCTACATATGTCTGCTGTAGTTTAGCATCATGGTAGTTCACATCTGACATTTCTAAATCCTTGAACTCCCTACCATTCTATTAAGTCTAGATGTCTTATGTTTTTCTATTGCTGGGACTATATGTCCCCCGTAGATTCCCACTTCACAGGACTTATTTTTTGCAGTTTGTTAACTCCCTGGCCTCCCAATAGTCCCTTATGTAAAGGGATTAGCACAACCTTTTTTGTAAGCTCTAATGTACTACTCATTTGCATCTTCTGGATGCTTTCAATGAaacctttttattttatcacaaaagaaaaaaaagaactcCGAACCAACTTTATTATCTCTTATTGGCTTTTAAGttctattttttccattttaaattattactaatGTTTTGAAAATGTACATTGATTAAGATCTATCATTTATTGGATAGCTTGACTGTCAAAAGGATTAACTTGCTCTGTTACTAAAAAAGCGAGATACAGACATACAGTGGTATTTAAGTCAATTTATCAGATCCTATTGTTAACAGCTTCCTCCTTGTAAAAATACCAGTTTTGTCATGTGggatagttattttttttaaactggTAATTTTTTGTATTTCTCAGCAATAAAGGCTATGCTGGCCACCTCCAAAAACTGTtacaagaaaggaaaaagataaaCAAATACTTACAAAGAGCCTATGAAGTCCACTAATTGGATATTCTCTTCTATATCCTGTTCTTTACACCAAAAGCCTAGAGTAGTAATTACTTTCCATTTGATCATGTGGGATAGTTATTAACATAGCTCTTTCTTTCATTAGTAAatggaaagtcaaaaaatttTAGAGCCTCATCGTAGAACTCTATatggtgataaaatatttttttacactGCTCAACAGTTGAAAATTGTTGTTGCACATTTTCCTATACCACCACCTTAACTTTTTACTCTTCTATTGACTGGGTTTGTCATTTATAGTGTATATGGTGAACCAATTCCTGTGAAAGAGCTTGCAGAACGTGTTGCTAGTTATGTACATTTATGCACACTTTACTGGTGGCTCAGGTTTGTTGGAATGTCTGTTGCTGTTTTGATACCCTCAACTTCTTTCTTTTACTTGCTTTCTGTACCTGAACTGTTGGAGTATTACTTGTTGTAGGCCTTTCGGATCTGGGGTAATCCTTGGAGGCTATGATAGAGATGGACCTCAACTCTACATGGTTGAGCCATCTGGTGTCTCCTATGTGAGTTGAATCATTGTTTAATTGCTATGTTTTGCACCATGTAGAggctattatatttttttataagctCTGTTTCCTTATTAATTGAACTTATTTTAGTAGTTGATGTGTTCTGTTGTTTGTTGTAGAGGTACTTTGGTGCTGCTATTGGGAAGGGTAGACAAGCTGCTAAAACGTAAGTGTGTAAATCTCTCCTGGACATCCTATATTTCAGATTTGAAACACTCGGCATAGCTTTGTGATGACAATGAATAATTGAATTTGCATTTACTTGCAACTGTCAAAAAGGATTGCACAAAAAATCCAATTTAAAATTTCAGTCATCCTTTCCACAGTGCCATGAATGTTATCCTTGGGGCTGTGCAGTTGGCTTTTGTAGATTTGAAGCTCTGTCCATTATATCCATGAGAAAGTGACTATGTTCTTTATTATATACTCCCCTTTCTCCTAAGAGAATGACAATTTTTGGTGTTGCGAAAAGGTTAAACTGATTAATATCTGTTTTAGTTTTAGACATTGATAAATTTATGCTTAGAAATAAAACTTTCAGATCCAGAAACTACACAGGAAGTTACTACTAACAGGAATGATTGGGCTGAAAACTAGAATTAGAAAATTGCCTTCAAAGAAGTTCTTTGACTTCATTATGATACATAGTATGAAAGTTGATTTCGATGATACATTAATTGTGCTTTCAATGTTCAAGTGATGCTGTTTACCCAGAGTATTATGGTGACAAACACTTTCTCTTGTCTAAAAGTGATGCTTAAATGATTTACATATTTTTCTTGCCAAAGTTTGTCAGGGTGTTGTAATTGAAATTTGGGGACATTTTATTTGAACTCCACAAGGTTTTGACAACAAGGGGAATTTCCTCTCGATTTTCTACTATCATAAAAACACTCATTATCAATGAGAATAACCTGGTCATCATAGGAAGTCACTTAAAAACCCTTGGCGATCATCTTTATATTATTAAACTGGTCCATATGCTTAGGATATATCATCTATTTTCTCTGTCTGGCTTATTAAGCAAGACATATCTATTAACCTATCCacacaagaaagaaagaaagagagagagagagagagagagagagagagagagagagagagagagagatcatCTATTTTCTCTGTCTGGCTTATTAAGCAAGACATATCTATTAACCTATCCacacaagaaagaaagaaaaagagagagagagagagagagagagagagagatgaaaGCATGCTAAATCGTTATTTTTTGCTATTGATTTGtcacagagagagagagagagagagagagagagagatcatCTATTTTCTCTGTCTGGCTTATTAAGCAAGACATATCTATTAACCTATCCacacaagaaagaaagaaaaagagagagagagagagagagagagagagagagagagagatgaaaGCATGCTAAATCGTTATTTTTTGCTATTGATTTGTCACATCAGGTCTGATAGTAATATAATATCTTGGTGATATTAGAAGAACCAGCTAAATACTTGACTGGTATAGTTAGTACACTTGAAGGAGACCAAGATCAAGTTTTACCTGATTTTGGTCATCTCTGGCACCACATTTTTGATGCACACTGATgtgattttgaaataaaatcttgGCAGTGAAATTGAGAAGTTGAAGCTCTCTGAAATGACGTGCCGGCAAGGTGTTATTGAGGTAGCTAAAATGTAAGTAATTGTTCTCATTGAACTTTCAATTTGGTTCATGGTAATATATTTTTGTTGGCATTTGACACTGATGCAAACACAAGAACTAGTTGTGTCGTGTGTATATGTTTGGTTTTTTGACATTGAGAAATGCCTGCAAATCAGTTTACATAACATGTTCCAATTCTCCTCAACCTTCGgttatttcaatattttgggGCAGTCAATCACTATCTTAGCTTTACAATGAGATTGTTTAGTTGTGAGTGAAAATTCAACCGTCTATAACATTTGGGAGTACCAATTTAGGTCTTGATGAGGTGGTAACTCTAGGCTTATCTGTAGGTTCATAAATTTATAGTTTTATCCAGATAATTTATAGTAGTTGGTGCTGCATGATTTTATTGTGCAACTTTTTGACAAAAAGTTCTGTCTGTTACCAGAATTTACGGAGTACATGATGAGGCAAAGGACAAGGCATTTGAACTGGAAATGAGTTGGGTGTGTGATGAGTCTAACCGACAGCATCAGAAGGTAATTCAGGATCTTTCTTGAGTACACTTTCAATAGGAACTGGTATCTATGTTAAATGCTACTATTGTTTTCTCTGCATTTTCTTACTTTTGCTTGGCGCCTGCCACACAAGCAAGCATAAAGAGATATTAAAAGCAAATACTATCTTTTTTAGCTTAGTTATTTCTTTTGTAATTttccatcttttattttatctgGGTCATGTATTCATAATGACAATGAATGTTATTTGATGTTGGCTGAA
Proteins encoded in this window:
- the LOC129876061 gene encoding proteasome subunit alpha type-3-like, which gives rise to MSSIGTGYDLSVTTFSPDGRVFQIEYAGKAVDNSGTVVGIKCKDGIVLGVEKLIASKMMLPGSNRRIHSVHRHSGMAVAGLAADGRQIVARAKSEATSFESVYGEPIPVKELAERVASYVHLCTLYWWLRPFGSGVILGGYDRDGPQLYMVEPSGVSYRYFGAAIGKGRQAAKTEIEKLKLSEMTCRQGVIEVAKIIYGVHDEAKDKAFELEMSWVCDESNRQHQKVPADLLEEAKAAAKAALEEMDAD